Genomic DNA from Lactococcus garvieae:
GATGTATCATTAGCTCTAATTTTTTCATTATATTGTCTAATCAGCTCCATAAATGGAGTATATTCTTCAACACCATGTTTTTCAACATAAGCATTAAAATCTTTTTTTGATCCATCAAAAAGAACTATCTTATCCATTTATTTCACTCCTGCCAATATTACATCATATACTGGGACAATTTCATCAGATATAACTTTTTCATCAGCCTTCTTATTACTAAATCCTTGAAAGTCCAATTCAGTTTTATCTGAATTTAAATCAAATTCTTTTTCAAAATTTAATTCAGACATATATGTTTCCCCAACATATATAGAGTATAAGTTTAAGTTCATTCTTCTTAAATCTTGAATTCTATAATTGTTTTTGAAAGAATCGATATTAAATCGAAAAATTCTCTTATCTATAACTTTATCAGTTGAATCATCTACAGATTGGGTTTTTGTTCCTATCAATTCATAATACCCTTTGGTATTCCTTATCCCTTGATTCATTTTAGATACTGTCATTGTTATCTCTTCACCTACCCTTTGATTACCTTCCATCATTTCCGTTATAGGGGCAATCATAGCAAAATAAGTCATAGATTCTTTATCGATAGTCAATTTATATCCACTTGTAATATCTATCAATGATTTTCTTTTTCTAAATTCAACAGTATCTAAAAAATCAGAGAGTAAAGTATTCTCTAATAATGTTTTTGCAATTCTTCCGCCATGAATAGCTCCAGAAGCTCCAATTTGACCCTCAATTGAACCCGACAACCCTGTTAATTTTTCAAAAACAGCTTTAACTGCACTTTGCTTCCCAGCGGCCGCACTGGCTTTTACTTCACCATTGGCTCCACCACTTACTTCATTAACTAGTTCTATTGTTTGATTAAAGTTTCCCTTTTTCTCTATCTGCAATAAATCAATTG
This window encodes:
- a CDS encoding DUF6414 family protein, with protein sequence MDYYLVEIGVKINFLINIKAKDISVLLVFFYFYREICKTVIIYLLSILLGGFILAENLKKIIYFDETSTIDLLQIEKKGNFNQTIELVNEVSGGANGEVKASAAAGKQSAVKAVFEKLTGLSGSIEGQIGASGAIHGGRIAKTLLENTLLSDFLDTVEFRKRKSLIDITSGYKLTIDKESMTYFAMIAPITEMMEGNQRVGEEITMTVSKMNQGIRNTKGYYELIGTKTQSVDDSTDKVIDKRIFRFNIDSFKNNYRIQDLRRMNLNLYSIYVGETYMSELNFEKEFDLNSDKTELDFQGFSNKKADEKVISDEIVPVYDVILAGVK